The nucleotide window CCTGCTACTATGGATATGTACAAATCTTGTCTTTTACAACAAACGATTCGAGAAGAAATTTTCACATAAGGTGGCATCCCAAGCCTTTCTCGATTTGGTAAAACAAAAGTCTCAATATGTAAAACCCAGGAGGTTTGCCTTTTTATTGCCCTACGTAATTATACTTATCACTTTTATTTCTCGAGATGCGTttttaatagatttaattCTGCTGTGACTAAATGCGCAGAATTTTACTAAAACACTTAAAGATTCGCcaaagataattttataattaaagcGTAATACATTCTTAGTTTCAATTGAAACATCTTTGATAGCATTACCATTTGATTGTGTGCAAACATAATGGGTTTGTCGCCAAAACTTGCACCTTGATCTCATTATTCATATAATTAGACATATTCTAATCGGAAGATATCAATGAAGATAAACAATAGAGAAATGAATCTCAGCACAACATGTGGTTCAGGCACTCTGGTTCTTATTGTATGTAacatttgaaaaatttaattaggaaatattaatgaagataataaaagaGAAATGGATCTTAGTACAACATGTGGTGCAATCAGCTCATCTTTTGCTGGCGTATTAAAACATAACgaattttataagttaAATATATTCTATTGTCGCCCGTTTTTTATGAAAGTCTTAAATTTGCTCTTGTAtatctaattttttgaCTGTCATAAgttgcatttttattgttaaaagTAATTACCATCAAACCCTTCtatatttatcatattcAGATAGTGGACACTTTATTGATATCATTAATTCTTGAACCCGATGTTTATGTTTGTGACGGCAACTTGCCACTTGACACCTTAATACAGGGagcttttttaaaaaagtctGATTCTAGAGCCGaaaaataatgtttaaCGActtcatataaaaacacttttttattaaaacgatttattaattttaattttctggATGTAGATATTTCcccataaaaataatcttttttgtactttcatttttatgattaGTCACGATATACCATAAAAAAGGTTTATCAATTTTGAGCTCCTCATGTAATTCTCCTCCTCGCCTGGTACAGTGGTCAACAAAGTTATTGTTTGTGGTCCCAAATTCATTaactttaatatataaCTTCTGTTTGACCTTTATGTTATCAAAATCAACTCCAGGTATCAAATTTAGACTATTTAGTATACCCTCAAGTTCCAGGTCTCTAGTATAATCACTAAAATTCAATTCATCTTCATATTCAAATTTCGGAAATGTCAACTTTAAATGTTTCCATTCCATTTTAGACATTAGATCGTTTAATTCATCATTGTTAGAAATGCTACTTGATACTTCTTTCCAGTAGGAAATATCTTTAGGCATAACAGCTAAAAATGATAGCCCTCCGTAAGTATAATGATTGTTtataacaatttttttctcgTCTTCATATGTTTCATATTCGTCCCAATTATAAATCATATCGTGTTCAATTGTACCCGTAAATGAGTTAAAAACATCTTTAcatgtataaaattttcgactaaaattaatatctAAGTGTAAAACATTCATCAATAAAAGACAAGTATTTGGGGAGATAGTTTCGCaagctttttttatattattgtcCGTAGATAAGCAAACAAATTCATTTAATCTTGATATTGCTTgatctatattttttgaatcgaaaggaataaattttacatcgtaaaatttattcaacTGAGTCTCAAATTTTTCTTCCatagtaaatttattatcataaagtaaaaaattttgaactCGTAAATTTCcttcaattttatatcgTGGATCGGTAAGGtgcttatttttatacgaATAATCGTTTAAGTACTTCTTATTATCTGAAATTAGCTTATCATAAAGTACGTATgaattttcattatattcagtgattttgtttgtaaatcccaaatttttaagaaatatacTCTGCATAGGTTCGTCTGCACCATTGGCAATGATTCCCAATGCTTGAGAAAATGAATATGGTGATATGGCTTGATTGGATACTAAATCTGGGTCCCGTGATaacataatattaaaaaacttaaaagaTAAGTTCatcatttctttaataaaattcttcatggggttaaattttttttttttatttatatgaaaaaaatcaaacaaaataataaaccgcctttaaaaacaaataataatattatttagatcgaaaattttatccTTTTTTTGACAGGtaatttgatatattaaaaatttaattaattttttgggcatttatattatcatctagaatagtttttttatcaaagtatatacagaaaaaaaattttaatctaAAGGATTAAACAcaacaaataattatacGGTGAACTATTTATGATGATCTAAAATAAGCTTTTGAGCAATATGACGTCgtaacaaaaaatacaaattttgaACTTTTTGTCACGCAgatttaatgaaaaaacaaatgCCCAAGGAGCACTTATAGATTCCTTTATGGGCgttattctttaaaaatttctaaccACAAAAATgatgtataaaaaagtgGGACAAGACATGGataaaaattgttaaaaatctaaatgAAAAGAACAAATACATAACTGAATAGTATAAATGTTTCTAAAGATATCTTTGTTGTACGCTAAACTGTTATTAGAAAACTCgagtttatttatttactgCCTTTATAGCCCAAATGTCACCTGTCAAATATCTTGAGTCGAATGTCATTGATAAATAATTGGATGACATTTGACATGTTATACTCCAAcattctttatttaaaaatcaatactgataaattaattcgttttaaattttttactagttaaaatgttttttatcttaaaaCTGTTATTTTTCTGAAATAAAgtaaatgttaaaaaaggAGTAAATCAgatttaaaacaatttaatacatattttacgtccataaattgttttacaataaaatgaaatttacaaaaagtTGCATCAATTTAATCTATAAATgttcttataaaaaacaggattagaaaataaatttcaaaatataacaaatatcaattttttatccttattaataataatgtgGCGTAATTTTTGTCTCTTTCTTgctcctttttttaattttaatttgttgaGGCAAAagctaaaaaataaacgaCCAAAAGGAGAGGAGGGGAGAAATGCTTCCTCtagaataaaatgtttaaatgAGACTATACAATTAACTCTGACACAAATAAAAGCAATTCCTGATTATTTGCGAAAAATACGTTGAGACGATTTATGAATTACTTTATAACTCAATATTGCATTTATATTATGATCTATCtgtttaatttataatacaaCGATAAtgcttattttttatatcctGCCTTtacttaataaaaacagCTAGCAAtgttaaaacaataataaataaaattttgtgacaaatttaaacattaggcttaataatatcatttaatttttcaatttttttttataaattgtaaaattgcTTTTCTGTTAAAACTATAtgtaaatttcaaatttggTCTAATTATCTGACTGATGTATTTTCAAACCATCttcatatataatttacatTTCTTTGGTTTGTAGCTTGTTCtgaaaatagaaaaagataaataaaaaattaatatactTTATTCACAAGTAATTTTTGGATGTAATTTtactatatataattaGAATGACTTCGAagtttcttttaataaagcATATATTTAGAAACTAAGCAACATAgatgtataaaaatgaattattttGTTCCTCGTATTAACAAAGTCTTCGCGTTTATATTggtttaataattattgtaattttttctttttatttaataaagcttatgtcaaaatttatcttttattaaaattcgttatttctataaacaaataataaataatatttcatctTTGAGGTTCCTCAACATTCTTTAAGTATTTATAGGATAggtttatttaaaaaagtaaaataatatttcaaaaacaaatttcaatctatttgtaaaataaataatttttaacatactaataaatacaaaacagttttagaatataaaaattgatcaaaaaacttctttattataCTTCTTATTAtgcaaaaaagaaaagtcATGAACTTATAAGTGACTAATGTaaacattaataaattaaaatacaaaaaaataaggtTTTGCAATTTAGTTTGTTACTGTTGTCCCATCACTTGCGGCAACTATCATTTGACTGAAACATAATAATATGAACATTTCATCTTAAACATGATTTTACAGGTCATAAATATAACTTTTTgaagaaatgaaaaaagaaaagatgtctcttaataaaaaaaatttatatcaaGTAATAAGCCTCGAATCGCCCGACCTTGTCCTAGGTAACAGTACTGGGCTTAGTATTTTTCTTCTAAGAATATGTTGTAGACTGTATTTCTacaacatttattttatttcacTCCCTGTCAAATCTATCAttgaattttctagaattttatttgctataaataaaattctagaAAGGAAGGGTACAGAAGGAAGATGGAGAGACAAACACAAGGAGTGTTTAGACATAGTAACAAGACAGCTATGAGAGAGTCCAAAGGGAcgtttaaaaataaaaggcaatatattaattctaTTTTAGAGTGGTACTTTATCACCGGGAGAGCTTCCCCGGGATACCACAACTTGAATTCAAGAGCGAGTGTAGGAGTGCCAAGTGCGAGTACAAAATTACTTTTgaatgataataaaattaatcaTGGTGAAGTAAaccaaaagaaaataaaattaagttACACTATTCCAGGAACggaatttaaaattgaagaAGAACTGAATATTATAGAAgatattcaaaaatttgatatgtATGAATGgtttaaaacatttgaGAAGATTACCACAAGAAACAAGTGGAATTCGGAGCAATATGAGCTCATACTAAGGGATTTGATTTCGGACAAATCCTTAGacgataaaatatttaaaggagatttaatgaaaatacaagaaaaaatctttaGTTATGTATACAGCGTGAAGAAAGCTGAAGGATGGATTAAGAAACTTGCTAATGCAAAACAAGTTGATTTTGTAACCATCAAGGAATACTATGAGTACATTAATAAGTACgttaaatattatagtCTTGCATATAAGATAAGCAAGGACGAGTACAACAGAAAATTATGGGAGTACTTTAAGAACGGGTTAGGTGAAAACACtagaagaaaattaattGATAATATCAATGTTCACAACCTTGAGGAATATATGAATAAATTGTTAACGATGGAAGAAGAAATacttaatttaaataatccGAGAAATGATTCAAGAAAGTTCGAAACATCTGAACGAACACATAAGAACAATTCCTTTTCAATACAAAAGAAGTGGTGCAGATACCACAAGCACAACGGACATAATTCTGTTGATTGTTTCatgaataaagaaaaaggAAATCAAAACCATAGGGATTTACCAAGAAGAAATGAAATGAATGTCAtggaagaagaaaaagacAACATTAGAGAAATGGTTGTTAGAGCGAATATTAAGGAAAGTAACGTGAACATTTTGTTAGACAGTGGAGCAAGCAGAAGCTTTATATCTGAAGGATTAGCTAAaagattaaatttaaagctTAGAGAAAACAAATCTATAAGAACGGTTATAGCCAATGGAGAAGTAATTACCACTAATATGTCAACCGAATTAgactttaaatttgaagGAGTAAACAAGAGTTACTCTATTGAACCATATGTCTTTGATAGATGCATGTATGATGTGATTCTAGGCAGCGATTTCTTGTTTAACAACAATTGCATTttagattataaaaataaggtAGTTATTGTGAACGAGAAGATTGTCAAAATCATTGGGTATGAAGAGGTAGCGGAAAAAACATTGGACGAAATAATGATTGAAAGACTATGCGTAGTGGAAgatgaaaaaattgaaaatgaagatcataataaagtaaataattatacagCCAAAACGAAAGATAGTAATGTGAAATTGGGTAGGAATAAACATAagaaagaaagaaatacAGTATTTGGAAAACAAAATTGGgttaaaaagaataaaaataagaaagtAGTAACAGAATGTAAAACTggtaaaattattaaagataaaacaaaagatCAGGTTAACCCTGTAGTAAAATATCGAGATAagatttcaaaaataagattttatgATCCTTATAAAGGTAAGgtaatttttaatgcaTCAGATCGGCcaagaaagaaaaagacCAAGATAAAAATGTGTAAGCAGAAAAATAAGGTCGAAGTTCTATTCTATGCGAGGAACTTCTCGACAAACaaacttaataaaaaatttataagtcCATACAGGGCGAATCTAAAggaaaaaactaaattaaGGTATAaagtatataaattatcagGATGGTTTCACAGGAAAC belongs to Vairimorpha necatrix chromosome 12, complete sequence and includes:
- a CDS encoding serpin-type proteinase inhibitor 12, with amino-acid sequence MKNFIKEMMNLSFKFFNIMLSRDPDLVSNQAISPYSFSQALGIIANGADEPMQSIFLKNLGFTNKITEYNENSYVLYDKLISDNKKYLNDYSYKNKHLTDPRYKIEGNLRVQNFLLYDNKFTMEEKFETQLNKFYDVKFIPFDSKNIDQAISRLNEFVCLSTDNNIKKACETISPNTCLLLMNVLHLDINFSRKFYTCKDVFNSFTGTIEHDMIYNWDEYETYEDEKKIVINNHYTYGGLSFLAVMPKDISYWKEVSSSISNNDELNDLMSKMEWKHLKLTFPKFEYEDELNFSDYTRDLELEGILNSLNLIPGVDFDNIKVKQKLYIKVNEFGTTNNNFVDHCTRRGGELHEELKIDKPFLWYIVTNHKNESTKKIIFMGKYLHPEN